The Deinococcus puniceus genome segment CGCCACTTTTCCACCCCCTCCTCTGCCTCCGTTTTGCCTCACGCTGCCGTCACAGACGCCGTGAAGCGCGGTTATGCCCGCTATACCCGGCAGTCGGGCGCGTGGCTGAAGGGCTACGAACAGCGGGGCGGGCGCGTGTTTTGCGGGGCGGGTTGCTTCGGCTGCTGCAATATGCCGATCCGGGTGTCGCTGGCCGAAGCCTTGATCACGGCGCAGGCCCTGACCGACACCGAGGCCGCCCGCATGGAAGCCCACGCCCGCGCTGTGCTTGCCAATGCCCGCAGCGCCCCCGACGACGACACCTACGTAGACCGCCACCGCCGCGAAGTGGGGTATTGCCCCCTGCTGAACCGCGAAAGTGGCAGTTGCTCACGCTACGACGTGCGCCCTACCCGTTGCCGCGACACCTTCAGCGCCCTGCCTGCCCGCTACT includes the following:
- a CDS encoding YkgJ family cysteine cluster protein; this translates as MTRHFSTPSSASVLPHAAVTDAVKRGYARYTRQSGAWLKGYEQRGGRVFCGAGCFGCCNMPIRVSLAEALITAQALTDTEAARMEAHARAVLANARSAPDDDTYVDRHRREVGYCPLLNRESGSCSRYDVRPTRCRDTFSALPARYCAAETWDDMPRREREEYRREVARTPGTDGEVHYIAPLEHLSEPVWAAAAKAMRQQWGLEAWGDFWVLTTLARDAAFMAQIGRGDARGAWKVAQSRGLAHSTVLEFGWA